The following DNA comes from Abditibacteriota bacterium.
AAGGCCACGGTCTCCCCCATGCAGACCTTTGATATCACCAGTATCCCCGACGAAAAGATCTACAGTCTGGTGACCGTCCAGGAGGTCTATCTCATGGACAGGCAAAACACCGTCTGCCGCGTCAAGACCAAATACAGATGGAAGAGAGACGAAGCTGAGCCTGCCAAGACTGTATTCATAGAAGAATAAAAAAATGCCGGACCATAGAGTCCGGCTTTTTTTTGCAGCCTTTATTTTTTCTCCGCTTCCATAGCCAGGCATATGGCGGCGTAGTCGCCTATGCTGTCTCCCAGGGCCGCAGGCTCCAGCCAGGCTGACCACACCCCGCGTCATCTCGGCGCAAACGGCAATAGCATCTTAAGGCCGTTTGCGGTAAGAGATCTACGGTGGGGCCCGTTTGCCGTTTCATTGCTCCGGCTTGCCGGAGACGGCAAATGGGAGGGGCCGTATCGCGGGGTCCCCGAAAAAAAACCGGGGGCACAATATCCCATGGCACGAAATGATTTTCCGCCAAAGCCTTTATTTCTTTTCGGCCTCCATGGCCAGACATATGGCGGCGTAGTCGCCTATGCTGTCTCCCAGGGCCGCCGGCTCCAGCCTGACGGCTGCCCGGGAATAGGAGATAGTCTCTCTTTCTATGGCTCTCATGGCAGCGGGCTTGAAGAGGTCCACGTTGCGGGCAAACACGCTGCCTATGACGATGACCTCGGGATTGAGTATGTCTATGAGCAGGGACAAGCCCTCTCCCAGCTTTTCACCGGCTGTTTCCACCACTTCCAGAGCCACCGGGTCTCCCGCGCGGGCGGCGGCGCACACGGTCCGGGCAGTGATGGCGTCCACGCCGGACATATCCGGGCAAAAGCCCACAGCCTCTCCGTTGGCCAGTTTGTCCGCCACCAGTGCCTTAGCCAGGCGGGCTATGCCGCCTCCGCTGCAAAAGCCCTCAAAGGAGCCCCTCTTGCCAAAGCCCACGGGGCCGTCCTCTGCCAGACGCAGATGCCCCACCTCTCCGGCCATATCGCACTCTCCGCAATAGACTCTGCCGTCCAGTATGAGCCCGGCTCCAAAGCCGGTGCCCATGGTGCAGAATATCATATTCGAGGCGCCCTTGCCTGCTCCGAAGGTGTTTTCCGCCATGGCGCAGGCCTTGGCGTCATTTTGCAAAAAGGCCTTGACGCCCAGCCGCTTTTCTATGATATCCACTATAGGCACGTCGATCCAGCCCGGCAGATTGGGCGGGCAGAGGATGACTCCCCTTTTGGAGGACAGAGGGCCGCCGCAGCTGATGCCTATGCCGGCAGCCGACTCCCAGCCGGCGCCGTTCCCGGCCAGTATCTCTTCCGCCAGAGAGACAAACCTGTCTATGGCCTCGCCGGGGCCGATGCCGTCTGTGGCAAACTCCTTCCTGCCGACAAAGTCCAGACCGCCGTCCCTCTCTGTGGCGCACACCGAGGCGCACTTGGTGCCGCCTACGTCAAAACCCACGTATATCTTCATCATTCCTCGATATATACTATGCCGTCTCTGATCTTCAGCTTGCCCAGCGAAAACAGCCGCACGCATTCCACGTAGGTCTTGTGCTCGTTGGGCAGTATCCTGGCCGCCAGGGTGTCCGGAGTGTCCCCGGGCTCCACCGGGACCACCGTCTGCTTGACGATGGGGCCCGTGTCATAGGTCTCGTCCACTATGTGCACCGTGCAGCCGCTGAATTTCACTCCCCGTTTCAGGGCGGCCTCGTGGACGTGGTGGCCGTACATGCCCTTGCCGCAAAAGCTGGGCAGCAGGGAGGGATGCACGTTCATGATCCTGTTGCGCCAGGCGCAGAGCACCTTTTCGCCCAGGAGACGCATATATCCCGCCAGACAGACCAGGTCGGTGCCGTTCCCGGCCAGAGCGTCATACACGGCGTTCTGATAGTCTTCTTCTCTGTCAAAGGACTTGGGGGCGATGACCAGAGTGCGGCAGCCAAGCTCCGCGGCCTTTAGCATGGCCGGCGAATCCGCCCTGACGCCTATGACCAGAGTCACGCTCCCGTTTATCACACCCTGCTGACAGCCCTCTATCAGGGCGGTCATATTGGAGCCTCTGCCGGCTCCCGACACCAATACGGCAATGCTGACAGGCTTCATCAGAATATCACCTCTACACAGGGCTCATCTGAGCCCTCAATAACGCCTATCTCATAGGACTTTTCTCCGGCGTCCGCCAGAATTGCCATGACCTCCCGGACGTCCCCGGGAGCCACGGCCAGCACAAAGCCTATACCCATGTTGAAGGCCCGGTGCATTTCCACGTCGTCTATGTTGCCGGTCTGCCGGATGAGCTCAAATACGGGCAGCACAGGGAAGGAGCCCGACCTGACCACAGCCTTGCAATCCTTGGGCAGTATGCGCTTTATGTTGCTGTAAAAGCCGCCGCCGGTGATGTGGGCCATGCCCTTCACGTCTATGCGGTCCAGCACCTTTTCCACCGGCCTCAGGTAGCACTTGTGAGGCTTCAGGAGGGCGTCGCCCAGCTTCTCGCCGCCCAGCAGCTCCGGCCGGGAATCGGTGGTGAAGAGGCCGTCGGCAAAAAACAGCTTGCGTATCAGGGAATAGCCGTTGGTGTGAGGCCCCGAGGAAGGGATGCCCACCAGCGCGTTGCCCTTTTCTATGCGGGAGCCGTCCACTATGCGGGCTCTGTCCGCCAGCCCCACTATGGCGCCGGCTATGTCAAACTCGCCCTTTTCATACACTCCGGGCATCTCGGCAGTCTCGCCGCCCAGTATCACGCAGCCGGCGCTGCAGGCGGCTATGCTCATGCCCTTCACTATCTCCGCGGCCACGGCAGGATCCAGGCGGGAGGTGGCGTAGTAGTCCATGAAAAACAGAGGCTTCGCCCCCTGGACCAGTATGTCGTCGATACAGTGGTTCACTATATCCTGTCCCACCGTGTCGTATTTGTTCATCATGGCCGCTATCTTGACCTTGGTGCCCACGCCGTCTATGCTGGACACCAGCACCGGCTCCTTGCAGCCGGACAGGTCGGGGCGGAAAAGGCCTCCGAAGGAGCCCAGCTCCGTGAGACAGCAGTCGTTGTACGTGGCATGCACGTATTGCTTCATTTTCTGTACTGCCAGCTCGCCGGCTTCTATATCCACTCCGGCGCTCTTGTAGGAATTGTCGGACATATTACACCTCGGCTCCGTCCAGACCCAGCCGCTTCAGTATGGTGTCCACGTTCCTGTAGTGGTGCTCCAGGTCAAAGCAGCTGTCCAGATCCTCCCGGCTGAGCTTTTCCCGGATGACGGGATCCTGCTCCAGAGCTTCCCGGAAGGACACGTTTTCATCCCAGGTCCTGGCAGCGTTGCGCTGGCACACCTTGTAGCCCTCTTCCCGGGTGAGTCCCTTGCGTATGAGGCACAGGAGCACGTGCTCCGAAAACACCAGCTGCCCCATCCTGCTCAGATTGGCCAGCATGTTGTCCTTGTTGATCTCCAGCTTGTTCATCAGCTTGTTGAAGGAGGTGAGGATGAAGTCCAGAGCGCAGCAGCTGTCGGCAAATATGACTCTTTCGCAGGCGGAGTTGGTGTTGTCCCTCTCATGCCAGGAGGTGATGCTCTCCATGGCGGGGATCACGTTGGCGCGGATCACCCTCGCCAGACCGACTATGGTCTCGAAGCGCCAGGGGTTTCTCTTGTGAGGCATGGCGGAGGAGCCCCGCTGGCCGGGCAAAAACATCTCCTGCACCTCCAGTATCTCCGTCCGCTGCAGGTTGCGCATCTCGGTGGCCCAGTTCTCGCAGTCGGAGGCGGCGATGGCAAAGGCGGACAGCAGCTGAGCGTGTCTGTCCCTCTGAATGATCTGGGTGGACACGGGAGCGTTCCTGAGGCCCAGGGTGTTGCACACCCGCTCCTCCAGATAGGGCTCTGCGTTGCCGAAGATGCCCACCGCTCCGGATATCTTGCCCGTGTTGATCTCTTCTCTGGCAGCCTTGACCCGCTCTATATCCCGGCACAGCATGCTGTACCACACGCACATCTTGAAGCCAAAGGTCACGGGCTCCGCGTGCACGCCGTGAGTGCGGCCTATGCAGGGAGTATGGGCGTGCTCCCGGGCCAGCCGGCCCACGGTGGCCTGCAGGGCTTCCAGATCGCGGATGATGATGTCCGCCGAAGCCCGCAGCCTCAGAGCCAGAGCCGTGTCCTCGATGTCGTAGCTGGTGACGCCGTAATGGACAAAGCGCTGCTCGTCGCCCATGTTTTCGGTGATGCATTTGACAAAAGCAATAAGGTCGTGATGGGTCTCCTGCTCTATCTCTTCGATGCGCTCCACGGTAAAGGAGGCGTGCTCTCTGATCTTTTCCAGAGTGCCTGCCGGGGCAGTGCCGAAATGCTCCCAGGCTTCGGCTACGGCGATCTCCACGTCCAGCCAGGTCCGGAACTTGTTTTCCTCGGACCAGATCTGCTTCATCTCGGGAAGAGAATATCTGTCTAACATGTGTGGCTCCTTATTGCTTCAGTGAATTTTTGTACTCGATCATTTTTTGGCGCAGGTCCGGATATTTGACGCTCAGTATCTGGACCGCCAGTATGCCGGCGTTTTTGGCGCCGTCTATGGCCACTGTGGCCACCGGCACTCCCGGAGGCATCTGGGCAATGGACAAAAGGGCGTCAAGGCCGTCCAGATTGGCGCTCTTGCAGGGGATACCGATGACGGGGAGAGGGGTGAGCCCGGCTATGACGCCCGGCAGAGCCGCGGCCATTCCCGCCGCCGCTATGACCACCTCATAGCCTTCGCTCTCGGCGGCAGAGGCTATCCGAAACAGCTTCTCGGGGTTTCTGTGGGCAGAGCACACCACGCGCTCATAGTCCACCTTGTACTCATCCAATATATCACAGGCCTTCTGGACCGTGTCCCAGTCGGAACGGGAGCCCATGACCACTAACGCTTTTGGCATACGCACGACCTCTTGGAAGTATATTTTTTACATATAAATTATACCAATTATCGGGAAAGACTGCAAACGAGAGCCCTCTCCCCGTTGACCAAATGCCGCCGATAGTGTATCATATATCTATCAGCTCTAATGGACATTATCACGGAGGCGCTATGAAATACTTCACCGACCCCAACGACTTCCCGTCAGGCAGCGACTCGGCCGCCATACAGGCTGCCGTCACCGAAGCCAAAAGGCTGGGGCTCGACACCGTCGTCATACCCCGCATGAACCGCCGCAGAGGGCAGGCCCTGTGGGTCATAGACACTGCCGTCCTGCTCCCGGACCACATCACCGTCATCCTTGACGGGTGCCTGCTGCGTATGGCAGACGGCTCCTTTGACAATATGTTCCGCAACAGCCTGGCCCTGTCGCCGGAGGGCTGCTCTCCCCGGGGGCTTCAGTCCCACATAACCATCAGGGGCCTGCGCGGAGCCACCCTGGACGGAGGGCTCCCCAACGGTCTCAACGAGGATACCAGCCTGACGGGGGGCATGCCCCACATATCCGCCAATCTGTTCATCTATCTGCACAACGTGGAGCGCTTTGAGATATCCGGCCTGACCTGCCGGGACCAGCGCTGGTGGGCCATGGCCTTCATGTTTGCCCGCAACGGACACATACACGACCTCCGCTTCAGGCTCACCCGGCATCTGGAGGACAGAGCCATCAGGTGGCGCAACCAGGACGGCATAGACCTGCGTATAGGCTGCAGCGACATACTCATCGAGAACATAGAGGGGGAGACCGGGGACGACTTCATAGCCCTCACGGCCCTTAAGGGCTTCAGGAAGGACCGCTCCGACTACGTCACAGGAGCCGACACCCACATACACGACGTCATCATCAGAGGCGTCCGGGGCATCACCAGTCTGTGCGCCGTCATCAGGCTCCTGGCCCATCATGGCAACCGCATCTACAACGTGGCCATATCCGACGTATATGACGTCAGCCGCTACGGCGAGACTGCCCAGTCCCAGATGTGCCTGCGCATAGGTGACGACAACCCTGCCTATTATGACTTTGACCCGGCTTTGCGGTGCAGGCCCGGAGACATCGGCAGCATCTCCGTCAGGAACGTGCACACCCGGGCCCGGACAGGGGTCAATCTGACGGGCTGCGTCAGAGACTTGCTCGTGGACGGCCTCTATATGACCGGCGACGCCGGGGCGGCCCTGTTTTGCGGCCAGCCGGGCATCAGCGGCGTATTTATCTATCATCCCTCGGCGCAAAAGGATTATGACCTGATCCGGGCCCCCATCCCCTACGACCCGGGCAATAGAGAGCTGCTGGAAAACGTGCTGATAGAAAACGTGTCATATGAGGCGGAGGGCAGACACGCCCCCGGCATCCTATGCCTGTCATATACGGACCTGCGCAATTTCACCGTGAGGAACATAGCCACCAACGGCGCAGCCCCTCTGGAGTGGTACGGTCCCGCTGACAAGGACCGGTTCGTCATAGAAGGAGTCACCCGGTCGTGAAAGCCCTGCTCTTTGTACTGATTACCGTCCTCATGTCTCTGCCGGCCTTCGCAGCCGGGACAAGAGCCGTCAGGACCGACGCCCTGCTGCTGTCCGGCTCCGGCGACGACCTCAGCCTCCGGGGAGCCGGGCTCCTCGCCAAAGAGATACAAAAGCGCTGCGGCCCCGTCGCCGCCGGTCCATCCCCCTTTGTCATCACGGTCAGGCACACCCAAGAGCCGGGATTTTCGGTCATGGCCGGCGCTGACTCGGTCCTCATAGAGGGCAATGACCTGATGGCCGGCATAGGCTCATTTTTGAGGCAGTGCAGTTTTGCAAAGGGCCTTCTCACCTGCCCCATGGGGAGCTATGCGGAGACCCCGGACATGGACCTGCGGGGAATGTATCTGGCTTCGCATTTTGCCAATTATTACGAGTGCGCCCCTCTCGAAGAGATAGACGGGCTGCTGGAGGATATGGTCCTTTGGGGCTGCAACGCCGTGCAGGTCTGGTTTGACATGCACCAGTATATGGGCTTTGCCGATCCCGATGCCCAAAAGCAGATCGGAAGGCTCCGGCATATCCAGAAGACCGCCAACTCTTTGGGCATGAAGTTCGGCCTGACCTGTCTTGCCAACGAAGGCTACGCCGACAGCCCCGAGGAATACAGAGTCAGAGTCAAAAATCCGGGGAATTACGGCACCGAGATGTGTCCCTCCATCCCCGAGGCCCGCCGGCTCATAGCCGACAATCTGGCTCAGGCAGCCACTGCCTTTGACAACGTGGATATTTTCTGGATATGGCCCTACGACCAGGGAGGCTGCTGGTGCAGCGACTGCGTTCCCTACGGAGGCAACGGCTATATCAAGGCGGTCAGAGAGATCATACCCCGCTATCGGGAACTGTTCCCCCGATGTGAGATATGGCTGTCTGCCTGGAAGATGGACTATTTCAGAGGCAACGAAGGAGAAATAGCCGGCCTCAACGGGTTCCTGGCCTCCCCGGAGGCCGAGGCTGTGGCGGGAGTCATCACCGGACAGGACGAATACGATCTGCAGACGGAGCTGGACCGCCGACCGCCCCATATACCCCTGGCCGCTTTTCCGGAGATATCCATGTACGGCTCCTTCCCCTGGGGAGGCTACGGAGCCAATATACTGACCGGCTTCAACGCCCGGGTGTGGGACCTGATGAAGGACAGAGTCTCTGCGTGCTGGCCCTACTCAGAGGGGTATTATGAGGACGCGGCCAAGTTTCAGTATCTGGCATATATGTGGGACAAGAGCCGCAGCGCCGATGACGTGCTGGCAGAATACTCGGGCTGGTTCTTTTCTACCAAGACGACCGGGGCCTTCCGGGAGCTTGCTGACATACTGGAAGCATCCCACAGAAGGACGGGCTGGAACGTATCCGGCGACCTGTCGCGTTCTGCAAGAGCCCTGGAGCTGGTCAGGCAGATGGAGCGGCAATTACCGCCATGGAGCAGGAACAGCCTGCGCTTTAGGCTACTTGAGTGCAGATGCGCCATCGACAGCATTCTGGCAGAGGGCAGCCCCACGGACAAAGAAGTCCAAAGGCGACTTGCTCCCCTGTGCCGGCAGATCACAAGGCTCTGCAGCCTGCAGAAGAGCCACCTGAAGCCGCCGCCCTTCCCTGCTCCCAAAGACCCGAAGGACCTGGCCTGGGGCAAAAAGTGCCTGGTGTCCGGCTGTCTCCCGGGATATGAAAACAGCGCCCAAAGCCTGACCGACGGCATCTATGGGACCGATGACCCCGAAAATTTCTGGGCCTCGTCGAGAGAGGACCCAGAGCCGGAGATCACCATAGATCTGGCAGAAGAAAAAGATCCGGAGAGCATAGCGCTGCGCTTCCGCAGCATCGGCGGCGTTTACAGGTTCGTCCCCTCGGAGGTGCGGTTTTTCGTGTCGGCCGACGGGACCGGCTTCACTCCTCTGAAGGTGCTGGGGATCCATCCCGAGAATACTCTCAGGAGCGAACATGCAGACTATGCGTCCCCCATGGTCCCCGCGGAATACTCCCCTGCGGACCCTGCCCATCGGTGGGAATACACCATCAGCCCCGGTCCTGCCCGGGGCAGATACGTGAAGATCGTTCTGGGAAAGAGTCAGTGCAGGGAAGAGCCCTGGTCCGGCCTCAACGAGCTTACGGAAATAGAGATATTCTGATCCGGGCGGGCCCTCCGGCCCCCCGGTCGCTCCCCTTCTCTGCGCCCTCCCCCGCCCTCATCGTTTCATTTTTTCGCCATAGTATGATATAATATATAATGTCTTTTTGTGCCTAAGGCATTCACACTGATTTACGGAGATAGGATTTGAGCGACAAGATAGCAAGAGACTTTTTTGGTGTAAATATTACCGATGAGCTGAAGACCTCCTATATGGACTACGCCATGAGCGTGATCATATCCAGGGCCCTTCCCGACGTCCGCGACGGGCTGAAGCCTGTCCAGAGACGCATACTGACGGCCATGAACGACCTGAATCTCGTTCCCGCCAGTCCTCACAGAAAGTCGGCCAAGATAGCCGGCGACACCTCGGGCAATTATCACCCTCACGGCGAAGCCATCATCTACCCTACCATGGTCAGGATGGCTCAGGTATTCAACGCCAGATACCCTCTTATCGACGCTCAGGGCAACATGGGCTCCATCGACGGCGACCCACCCGCAGCCATGCGCTACACCGAGATGCGCATGTCTCCCTATGCCATAGAGATGCTGAGGGACCTGGAAAAGGACACCGTGGAATGGGGCGACAACTACGACCAGACCCGCCGGGAGCCTCTCACGCTGCCCTCCCGCATACCCAATCTGCTGGCCAACGGCTCTTCGGGCATAGCGGTGGGCATGGCCACCAACATACCTCCTCACAATCTGAGCGAGCTATGCGACGGTCTCGTGTATCTCATAGACCATCCCGACTGCTCCACCGAGGACCTGATGGGATGTATCAAGGGCCCCGACTTCCCCACTGCCGGCCTGATACTGGGCACCGGCGGTATGAAAAAGGCCTATGAGACTGGTCACGGCTCCATCACCATGCAGGCAGTCACAGCCATAGAGCACATGGAAAACGGCAGAGAAGCCATCATAGTCACGGAGCTGCCCTATCAGGTCAACAAGACCTCTCTCATAGAAAAGATCGCCCGCCTGGCAAAGGACAAGAAGATAGACGGCATATCCGACATCCCCGACTATTCCGACCGCAACGGGATGCGGATACAGATAGAGCTCAAAAAGGACGCCAACGCCAAGAAGATACTGAGCTATCTCTACAAGCACACCGACCTGCGCAAGAGCTACGGCATCATCATGCTGGCTCTGGTGGACGGAGCGCCGAAGATCCTCTCTCTGAAGGAGATGATGGAGCTGTATCTGAAGCACCGCTACGACGTGACCATCCGCAAGACCAAATACGACCTGAGGCTCGCCCTTCGCCGGGCCCACATAGTGGAAGGTCTGCTGACGGCCATAGACAATATAGACAGGGTGATATCCATCATCCGCGGCTCCTCCTCGGCGGCGGAGGCCCGCACTCAGCTGATGCAGACCTTCGGCCTCACCTGGCAGCAGGCCACGGCCATTCTGGATATGCAGCTGAGACAGCTGGCCGGCCTGGAGCGCACCAAGCTGGAGGACGAGCTGGTCAGGCTCCTCAAGAGCATCGCCTTTATGGAGGACCTGCTCTCGGACAAGGCAAAGCTCCTGGGCTACATCAAGGATGACCTGATCCTCCTGAAGGACACCCACGGGGACAACCGGCGCACCCGGATCATCAACAAGGAAGCTCAGGACATAGGCGAGGACGAGCTGATACCCAAAGAAAACAACATAGTCACCATCACCAAGGACGGCTATGTCAAGCGCATGCCTCTGGACACCTTCAGGTCCTCCTACAAGACCCCCAAGGGCAAGCTGGCCATAGGGGCCAGAGAGCTGGACAGGATAAACAACATATTCACGGCGTCCACCGACAGCATCATACTGTTCTTCTCGGACAGAGGCAAGGTGTACAAGCTGAAGACCTTTGAGATACCTCAGGCCACCCGTCAGCAGCAGGGCACTGCCGTCATCAACCTCATAGGCATAGAGCCCTCGGAGAAGATAGTGGCCAATCTGGCGCTGGACAGCAGCGAGCTCTCGGGCTATCTGGTCATGGCCACCGAAAAGGGAGAGGTCAAGCGCTGCTCTCTGGAACACTTCCGCTCCATCAGGTCCAACGGGCTCCTGGTGTTTGACGTGGAAAAGGGCGACGTCATGCGCTGGGCCCTGGCCACCGGCGGCTCAGACGAGATCATATTGGTCACTGCCGAAGGCATGAGCATACGCTTTGCCGAGCAGGACGTCAGGGCTTCCGGCAGGACCTCCGGCGGCGTCAGGGGCATCAAGCTGTCGCCCAACGACCGGGTAGTGGGCATGACTCTGGCCGGCGGACAGGGCAGGCTGCTGTGCGTCACCGAATACGGCTACGGCAAGCAGACGGACCTGGCGGAATACAGGCAGCAGGCCCGGGGCGGCAAGGGCGTCAAGACCTTCAAGTGCTCCGACAAGACGGGTCTCCTGGTCAACGCAGTCACCGTCAAGGACAAGGACACCATTCTCATAGCCGCCAGCGACAGAAGGACCATCCGCCTGAAGATCAGAGACATCAGAGAGACCGGCCGCAGCGCTCAGGGGCTGCGCATCATACAGCTGGAGCCCAACAAGATCGCCAGTCCCGAGGCCAGGGTGGTATCCATAGAAAGACTGCCCAATCCCGACGATCTGCAAAAGGAGATCGACGCCCCGGAGCCCCGGCAGCCCGAAGGCGGTCTGGGTATAGTGGACGAATAAAAGTCAGGAATTATTTTGACGCTGTATATCGTATAATATATTCGGATATCAGAAAGGACGACACACAATGCGCAAGATCGGTGAAGATACCCTGTTTCATCTCTTCAAGCAGGGACACAACAAAAAGGATGACGTATGGGAGCCCAAAGTGGACATTTTCGAGACCTCCTGCCGGCTGTATATACGCGTAGCCCTGGCAGGCGTAGCCAAGGAGGATATAGGCATAGCCTTTTCCGACACCTTTGACTGTCTGATCATCAACGGCGAGCGAAAGGAGCCCTCCTTTGCCAATCCCATCAAATACCACAGGCTGGAGATCTATTACGGCAGCTTCGAAAAGCGCATAGACATCCCGGCGGGCATCTTCATAGAGCCCGGCTCGGCCCGCGCCGAGTTCCGCAGCGGGATACTGACCATAGAGCTGACCAAGAAAGACAATATTACCACTCACATATCGATAGCAGACTAAAGGAGCAAATACTATATGAAACCGGACATAGAAAACGGTGTCCCCATTCTTTTTGCCAAGGACGGCATAGCCCCGCTTTTCCAGAGCGATGAGAATATCCCGGATCTGGAAGAACGGACCATCAGCATTCTGCCCCTGAAGGATTCGGTGCTGCTTCCCAAGCTGGTGATGCCTCTTATCATCACCAGAAAACAGTCTATGCAGCTGATAGACGACGCTGTATTAAAGGAGCAAAAATACATCAGCCTCCACGGCATGAAGCGGCAGACCCGCGCAAATCCCAGGACCGAGGACCTGTATGACGTGGGCGTGGTGGCTTCCATACACTCCATGCTGAAGATCAACGAGGAGCAGCGGGTGCTGGTCCAGGGGCTCAAGAGAGTAAAGATCACCGAGATCATCAGCGAAAAGCCCTACATCACCGCCAGGGTCACGGAGCTGCCCGACATAGAAGACTGGATGCCCGGAGAGGACGTGCAGGTAGAGGCTCTGAGGCGCTCTCTGGCTTCCGCCTGGCAAAAGCTCTGCGAGCTGTCCCCGGTGATACCCGACGACCTGGCTTCCATATCCACCATCGGCGATCCGGGGCTCCTGACCAACAACATAGCCATGAATATGCCCGTGGACACCCAGCAAAAGCAGGACTGGCTGGAGACCGTGGGCATACGCAAGAGGATGCGCAAGCTGTATCTGGCCATCAACAGGGAGACAGAGATACTGGAGCTCTCGGTCAAGATACAGAACTCAGTCACCAAGGAGATCAACCAGCACCAGAAGGAGTTTTTCCTCAGAGAACAGATCCGCATGATACACAAGGAGCTGGGAGACTCGGAGGACCCGGTGGAGGAAAACGAGGAGCTCCGCAACAGGATACTCGAGGCCCACATGCCCGACGAGGCCGAAAAGCAGGCTCTGAGAGAGGCGGACAGGCTGGGACACATCAATCCCTCCTCGCCCGAATACACCGTGGCCCACACCTATCTGGACTGGATGCTGTCCCTGCCCTGGAACACCTACACCAACGACATACTGGATCTGGACAAGGTGCAGAAGGTGCTGGATCAGGATCACTACGGTCTGGAAAAGGTCAAGGACAGGATAGTGGAATATCTGGCTGTGAAAAAGTTCAGAAATGACGAAAAGGCCCGGCATCCCATCCTGTGTCTGGTGGGCCCTCCGGGCGTGGGCAAGACCAGCCTGGGCAAATCCGTGGCCCGGGCCATGAACCGCAAGTTCGTCCGCATCTCCCTGGGCGGAGTCAGGGACGAAGCCGAGATACGGGGCCACAGGCGCACCTACATAGGCGCCCTGCCCGGTCAGGTCATACAGGGTCTCAAAAGGGCCGAGTCCCACAACCCGGTGTTTATGCTGGATGAGATAGACAAGCTGGCGTCGGACTATCGGGGCGACCCGGCCTCCGCTCTGCTGGAGGTGCTGGACCCGGAGCAGAACGACAGCTTCAGAGACCACTATCTGGAGGTGCCCTTTGACCTCTCCAAGGTGTTCTTTATCACCACGGCCAACAGGCTGGACACCATCAACACCCCTCTCAGAGACAGGATGGAGATACTGGAGCTCCCGGGCTACACCGAGGAAGAAAAGTTTCACATAGCCAAAAAGCACCTGGTGCCCAAGCAGATGAAGGAGCACGGCCTCACCAAAGCGCATATAGTGT
Coding sequences within:
- a CDS encoding ROK family protein, whose amino-acid sequence is MKIYVGFDVGGTKCASVCATERDGGLDFVGRKEFATDGIGPGEAIDRFVSLAEEILAGNGAGWESAAGIGISCGGPLSSKRGVILCPPNLPGWIDVPIVDIIEKRLGVKAFLQNDAKACAMAENTFGAGKGASNMIFCTMGTGFGAGLILDGRVYCGECDMAGEVGHLRLAEDGPVGFGKRGSFEGFCSGGGIARLAKALVADKLANGEAVGFCPDMSGVDAITARTVCAAARAGDPVALEVVETAGEKLGEGLSLLIDILNPEVIVIGSVFARNVDLFKPAAMRAIERETISYSRAAVRLEPAALGDSIGDYAAICLAMEAEKK
- a CDS encoding phosphoribosylglycinamide formyltransferase gives rise to the protein MKPVSIAVLVSGAGRGSNMTALIEGCQQGVINGSVTLVIGVRADSPAMLKAAELGCRTLVIAPKSFDREEDYQNAVYDALAGNGTDLVCLAGYMRLLGEKVLCAWRNRIMNVHPSLLPSFCGKGMYGHHVHEAALKRGVKFSGCTVHIVDETYDTGPIVKQTVVPVEPGDTPDTLAARILPNEHKTYVECVRLFSLGKLKIRDGIVYIEE
- a CDS encoding phosphoribosylformylglycinamidine cyclo-ligase — protein: MSDNSYKSAGVDIEAGELAVQKMKQYVHATYNDCCLTELGSFGGLFRPDLSGCKEPVLVSSIDGVGTKVKIAAMMNKYDTVGQDIVNHCIDDILVQGAKPLFFMDYYATSRLDPAVAAEIVKGMSIAACSAGCVILGGETAEMPGVYEKGEFDIAGAIVGLADRARIVDGSRIEKGNALVGIPSSGPHTNGYSLIRKLFFADGLFTTDSRPELLGGEKLGDALLKPHKCYLRPVEKVLDRIDVKGMAHITGGGFYSNIKRILPKDCKAVVRSGSFPVLPVFELIRQTGNIDDVEMHRAFNMGIGFVLAVAPGDVREVMAILADAGEKSYEIGVIEGSDEPCVEVIF
- a CDS encoding adenylosuccinate lyase — encoded protein: MLDRYSLPEMKQIWSEENKFRTWLDVEIAVAEAWEHFGTAPAGTLEKIREHASFTVERIEEIEQETHHDLIAFVKCITENMGDEQRFVHYGVTSYDIEDTALALRLRASADIIIRDLEALQATVGRLAREHAHTPCIGRTHGVHAEPVTFGFKMCVWYSMLCRDIERVKAAREEINTGKISGAVGIFGNAEPYLEERVCNTLGLRNAPVSTQIIQRDRHAQLLSAFAIAASDCENWATEMRNLQRTEILEVQEMFLPGQRGSSAMPHKRNPWRFETIVGLARVIRANVIPAMESITSWHERDNTNSACERVIFADSCCALDFILTSFNKLMNKLEINKDNMLANLSRMGQLVFSEHVLLCLIRKGLTREEGYKVCQRNAARTWDENVSFREALEQDPVIREKLSREDLDSCFDLEHHYRNVDTILKRLGLDGAEV
- the purE gene encoding 5-(carboxyamino)imidazole ribonucleotide mutase: MPKALVVMGSRSDWDTVQKACDILDEYKVDYERVVCSAHRNPEKLFRIASAAESEGYEVVIAAAGMAAALPGVIAGLTPLPVIGIPCKSANLDGLDALLSIAQMPPGVPVATVAIDGAKNAGILAVQILSVKYPDLRQKMIEYKNSLKQ
- a CDS encoding discoidin domain-containing protein; this translates as MKALLFVLITVLMSLPAFAAGTRAVRTDALLLSGSGDDLSLRGAGLLAKEIQKRCGPVAAGPSPFVITVRHTQEPGFSVMAGADSVLIEGNDLMAGIGSFLRQCSFAKGLLTCPMGSYAETPDMDLRGMYLASHFANYYECAPLEEIDGLLEDMVLWGCNAVQVWFDMHQYMGFADPDAQKQIGRLRHIQKTANSLGMKFGLTCLANEGYADSPEEYRVRVKNPGNYGTEMCPSIPEARRLIADNLAQAATAFDNVDIFWIWPYDQGGCWCSDCVPYGGNGYIKAVREIIPRYRELFPRCEIWLSAWKMDYFRGNEGEIAGLNGFLASPEAEAVAGVITGQDEYDLQTELDRRPPHIPLAAFPEISMYGSFPWGGYGANILTGFNARVWDLMKDRVSACWPYSEGYYEDAAKFQYLAYMWDKSRSADDVLAEYSGWFFSTKTTGAFRELADILEASHRRTGWNVSGDLSRSARALELVRQMERQLPPWSRNSLRFRLLECRCAIDSILAEGSPTDKEVQRRLAPLCRQITRLCSLQKSHLKPPPFPAPKDPKDLAWGKKCLVSGCLPGYENSAQSLTDGIYGTDDPENFWASSREDPEPEITIDLAEEKDPESIALRFRSIGGVYRFVPSEVRFFVSADGTGFTPLKVLGIHPENTLRSEHADYASPMVPAEYSPADPAHRWEYTISPGPARGRYVKIVLGKSQCREEPWSGLNELTEIEIF